A single genomic interval of Juglans regia cultivar Chandler chromosome 1, Walnut 2.0, whole genome shotgun sequence harbors:
- the LOC108979362 gene encoding uncharacterized protein LOC108979362 — translation MASFKVISRLSSRLQPLALKLGKRSLAPELSPLNSCSQSHTSVSARRISRLPVELSSLETMMPLHSAIASARLTSSLSVESKSWSLVPQGISMPL, via the exons ATGGCGTCCTTTAAGGTGATTTCAAGGTTGTCGTCGAGATTACAGCCCCTCGCTCTCAAGCTCGGTAAAAGATCGCTCGCACCCGAACTCTCTCCTCTCAATTCCTGCTCTCAATCGCACACCTCTGTCTCTGCGAGGCGCATTTCTCG ATTGCCGGTGGAGTTAAGCAGCCTGGAGACAATGATGCCATTGCACAGCGCGATAGCGTCAGCTCGACTTACATCTAGCTTGTCCGTTGAGTCAAAGAGCTGGAGTTTAGTTCCTCAAG GGATATCAATGCCTTTATGA